CAAGAAGTTGCGGTAATTGCTTTGATACAGGTTGGCATCCAAAGTACCTTTTTCGCTGCGGCCTTGCAGAGAAAGGGTATGGGTAGTGCTGCGCTCGGCTTTCAGGTTCGGATTAGGCAACCAGGTACCTGAGCCGTGGTTGTAAGTGAAATACACTTCAGACGCATTCGGCACGCGGAAACCGGAAGTTACATCGTAACCCAAACGCCATGTCTGACTCAGCTGTGCAGCCAAGCCGACAAAACCGCTCCAGCCTTTATAAGTGTTGGCTGCAGGTGGTGTTTTGTCACAAGCATGACACTCGGCATTCAGTTGCTGCGGCGTCATTTTGGTGTAGTCGTAACGGATGCCCGCACGGCTTGAAAACACATTGTTCCATTGGATTTGGTCGGACAGCGAGAAACCGTAGTTGGTGGTTTTCACCGGATGCTGGATGGTGCTGGCTGTTCGGACGATGCGGCCGCTGAAGTAGTAATCGTCGCGGTTTAAGTTTTCAAACTCACGCTGGCTGGCAAACGTTTTGAAGGACAAACGATGTTGGCCGCCGAATTGGAACGGCTGGCTGTCCATACGCAGGGTAATGCGTTTGAAGGTTGTATCCATGCTGCGGTTATAGATTTCGTCCAAGTCCTTCTGATTGTAGTTGCGCGTCCAGGTGGAATAATCCATCGGGAACGAGCCTTTGTTGTTAACCGCCGCTACTTTAGTTTTCTGATAATCGAAGTCCGCTTTCAACAACGACAACCAATTCGAATCGGGCGTCCACTCGTAAAACAGGTTGGCATTGCGCCGTCTGTTTACGTCATCGGCTTCGCGCCAAGAAGAAGCGGTCAAGTTATAAGACTCTTCGATCGTGTAATTGTGGCCCTGCTGACCGTTGAGCGACGCGCCGATACGGTGGTTATCGTTGATTTGATAAGCAACCTTACCCAAGAAGCTGTGGTATTTGTGTTGGGACGGATCAGGAATACCGCGAGCAGAACCACGGATATTCGCTCCGCTGCCGGCACCCTCTACCGGATAACCACGCTCGCCCGCGCTTTCAGTCTCATGACCGCGACGTTGTGAATACAGCAAAGCGGCATCCACGCGATCGTTGCTCAAGCCGAAGCCGAGTGTATTTGTCCACTCGCGGTTGCGGCTGCTGTAACCGTTTTTCATCATCACGCCGAACTGACGCTCAGGCAACAGCAAATCATGACCTTGCAATGTTTGGTAATTCACGCCGCCACCCAATGCACCGCTGCCGGTATTGAAAGAGTCTGCGCCCTTCACGATTTCGATGTTGCGCACGAGTTCGGGGTCAATGGACAGGCGCGAGCTGTTGAAGTTGCCATAACGGGCGTACAGCGAGTTTTCTTCAGAATCAGGCAGGTTTACGCCGTCAATGCTGACGCCGACACGGTTGCCTTCCACGCCTCGCACGGCAAAGCCTTTCTGATGGCGGCCGCTGTCGCTCAAGCCGACGTCGGTGGAATAACGTACCAAGTCTTTGTTGTCGCGCACCATTTCTTGTTGGATACGGCCGAGGTTGACACGTTCCACGGTTGCAGGCGCATTGCGCTGGCCTTTAACGCGGACTTCTTTTATCTCTGCTTTAACGGGTGTGGTTTCAGTCGCAGCTTCATCTGCTGCCAAGACTGGAGTGCCGAAAATACTGCCGACCAGCGCGGCAATAGGGAGCATTTGTAATGGTTTCATATTATCAACTCAAGATGTAATGGATTGTTCATCCATCAGTTAATACATAATAAATTTTCTGATAATCATTAATGATTAATAAGACAGCAACCCGTTCAAACAAAACTTTGTAGTGTAATTAAAGGC
Above is a genomic segment from Neisseria subflava containing:
- a CDS encoding TonB-dependent hemoglobin/transferrin/lactoferrin family receptor; this encodes MKPLQMLPIAALVGSIFGTPVLAADEAATETTPVKAEIKEVRVKGQRNAPATVERVNLGRIQQEMVRDNKDLVRYSTDVGLSDSGRHQKGFAVRGVEGNRVGVSIDGVNLPDSEENSLYARYGNFNSSRLSIDPELVRNIEIVKGADSFNTGSGALGGGVNYQTLQGHDLLLPERQFGVMMKNGYSSRNREWTNTLGFGLSNDRVDAALLYSQRRGHETESAGERGYPVEGAGSGANIRGSARGIPDPSQHKYHSFLGKVAYQINDNHRIGASLNGQQGHNYTIEESYNLTASSWREADDVNRRRNANLFYEWTPDSNWLSLLKADFDYQKTKVAAVNNKGSFPMDYSTWTRNYNQKDLDEIYNRSMDTTFKRITLRMDSQPFQFGGQHRLSFKTFASQREFENLNRDDYYFSGRIVRTASTIQHPVKTTNYGFSLSDQIQWNNVFSSRAGIRYDYTKMTPQQLNAECHACDKTPPAANTYKGWSGFVGLAAQLSQTWRLGYDVTSGFRVPNASEVYFTYNHGSGTWLPNPNLKAERSTTHTLSLQGRSEKGTLDANLYQSNYRNFLSEEQKLTTSGDVGCTQMNYYYGICSNPYSEKLEWQMQNIDKARIRGLELTGRLNLGQVVSFVPEGWKLFGSVGYAKSKLSGNNSLLSTQPLKVIAGVDYESPSEKWGVFSRLTYLGAKKAKEAQYTVFENTGWGTPLQEKVVDYPWLNKSAYVFDMYGFYKPVKNLTLRAGVYNVFNRKYTTWDSLRGLYSYSTTNGVDRDGKGLDRYRAPGRNYAVSLEWKF